The Streptosporangiales bacterium genomic sequence GGACGTCTCCCGCGCTTCGCTCGCGGTGACGTTCTCCGTCGGCCTGGTCGGCTTCACCGCCGGTGTGCTCGGTGGCGGCCGGTTGGCGGACCGGGTCGCACCGCGCCGGCTCGCGGTGGGCACGGCGCTCGGCGCGGCCGCGGGTCTCGCGTGCGCGGCGGTCGCCTCGTCGTTGCTCGCGGTGGTGCTCAGCTTCGGCGCACTGCTCGGGCTGGCAACGGGTACCGGCTACGCCACCGCAGTCCGCGTGGCCGGCGCGGTGACGACACGGCGCGGGCTCGCCCTCGGGCTCGTGGTGAGTGCGTACGCCGGTGGCACGGTCGTGGTCGCCCCGGTGGCTGCCGTGCTGCTCGACGTCGTCGGGCGAGCCGGCACGCTGGGCGTACTGGCGATCGGCACCGCGGCGACGGTGCTCGTGGCCGCGATGCTCCTGCCCGCGCAGGCACCGCCACGGCCAGACCCGTCGAGCCGGCGCGGCCCGGTCTACTCCGGTACGACGCTCCGGCTGTGGCTCGCCTTCGGGCTGGGCAGTGCTCCCGGCCTGGCCGCGTTCGCGCACGCGGGTGCGCTCGCCGGCGGGCCGCACACGGCCGCACTCGCGGTCGCGCTGCTGAGCGCAGGCAACTTCGGCGGCCGGCTGGTCGTGGGGCCGCTCTCCGACCGGCTGAGCCGGCCGGTGGCCATGCACCTGACGGCAGCGACCCTGGTCGTCGCCTGTGTCGCGCTGGCACTGACCGACAGCCGCGCCGTGAGCCTGGCCGCTCTGCTCGTCCTCGGCACGCAGTACGGCGCCCTGTCCGCGCTCACCCCGGCGGCCGCGGCGGACCGCTTCCCCACCGACCGGCTCGGGGCGACGTACGGCGTGGTCTTCACCAGCTGGGGGCTGGCCGGGCTCTCCGCTCCGCTGTTCGCCGGGCATGCCGCGAACCAGCTCGGCTGGCACCAGGTGTACGCCGTGTTCCTCGTCCCGGCAGCGGTCAGCTGGCTCGCCGTCGCCGTACCTAGCCTCGGTCTTTCATCACCGGCGCGGTGACCGGTCTGACGAGCAAGTCACCAGGCGGCCGCAAGCAGCTCGGTGATCAGCGCGAACAGCGCACTGGCGTGACCACACGTGAAAGATGGAGGCTAGCCGGCGAACAGGTCGGCGGAGAAGTTGCTGCCGGTGAGGATCGTCGCGGTCGCGCCGGACGGCACCGAGTGCTGCAACAGCGCGGCGATGCCGACGACCGCGGCCGGCTCGAGCAGCAGGCCGAGGGTGTCGCGCACCATGCGCAGCGCGGTCATGATGTGCTCCTCGTCCACCAGGAGCATGTCGTCGACGTCGGCCCGCATCCAGTCGACGGCCTCGGGGATGGGCACCCGTACGGCGATACCGTCGGCCATCGTCTGCGCCGTCGCCGCGGACAACCGTTCCGTCTCGCCCCGCCAGCTCAACACCATCGCCGGCGCACCGGCCGCGCAGACCCCGACCACGCGGGTGCGCGGTGAGTGCTCCTTCAGCCAGCGTGCGATTCCCGTGATGAGCGCACCGTTGCCGACCGGCACGAGCACCACGTCGAGGTCGAGCGGTGCCAGCTCGACGGCGATGCTGCCGGCCCCTTCCGAGATGCGTGGTTCCTTGCCGTCCTCGACGAACAGCCGGCCGTCGCCTTCCGCGACGTACGCGCGCGCAGCGTCCTTTGCCGCGTCGAAGTCGTCGCCGACCTGCACGACGTCCGCGCCGAGCAGTCGCATCCGTTCGACCTTCATCGGGTTGGCGTTCGTCGCCGCGTACACCCGCACCGGGACATCGCGCTGCCGGCCGGCGTACGCGATCGCCTGGCCGAAGTTCCCTGCCGACGCGCAGACGACGTGGTGGCCGGCCGGCACCTGCTGGATGAAGTAGCCCGCGCCGCGTCCCTTGAACGACCTGATCGGGTTGAGTGTCTCGACCTTCACGACGATGTCCCTGCCCAGCTCGCGCGACAACACCTCGTCGCTGAACTGTGCCGTGTCGCGGAAGACGGGATCGATCGTTCGGCTAGCTTCTTCGATGTGCTGCACGGACAGTGGCTTCGTCGTCATGACACCGAACCTACCGGTTGGCCAGTCAGGCATAGCCGACAGTCGACGAGTCACTGGTCGCTCGACCGATTCGGCCGCCGGCCTGCGCGCATACGCTCCAACCGTCGTGACGAGGAAGGGGTTTCGCATGGGCCGTCTGGTTCCCGCGCTCGGGTTGTTCGTCCTGTCTCCGCTGGTCGGTGAGTACCTGCTCGGGAACATATCGATCAGCATGCTCGGCGTACTCCCGTTCATGGCCGCGTTGTACGGCGGCGGCGCACTGCTGATCCGTGAGGTGGCGCGCCGTACCGGCGGCGGCTGGCCGACCATCATCGTGCTCGCGCTGGCCTACGGGGTGTTCGAGGAAGCGTTCACCACGCAGTCGTTGTTCAACCCGCACTACGCCGGCCTGCGGCTGCTCCAGCCCGCACACATCCCCGCGCTCGGCATGGGCGGCTGGTGGACGCTCTTCGTCCTCACCCTGCACACGGTGTGGAGCATCAGCGTGCCCATCGCG encodes the following:
- a CDS encoding pyridoxal-phosphate dependent enzyme, with the translated sequence MTTKPLSVQHIEEASRTIDPVFRDTAQFSDEVLSRELGRDIVVKVETLNPIRSFKGRGAGYFIQQVPAGHHVVCASAGNFGQAIAYAGRQRDVPVRVYAATNANPMKVERMRLLGADVVQVGDDFDAAKDAARAYVAEGDGRLFVEDGKEPRISEGAGSIAVELAPLDLDVVLVPVGNGALITGIARWLKEHSPRTRVVGVCAAGAPAMVLSWRGETERLSAATAQTMADGIAVRVPIPEAVDWMRADVDDMLLVDEEHIMTALRMVRDTLGLLLEPAAVVGIAALLQHSVPSGATATILTGSNFSADLFAG
- a CDS encoding MFS transporter, whose protein sequence is MMTDMPVSSTRSIAGAILLDLAVSSLFAWDVFVPVLGRELDVSRASLAVTFSVGLVGFTAGVLGGGRLADRVAPRRLAVGTALGAAAGLACAAVASSLLAVVLSFGALLGLATGTGYATAVRVAGAVTTRRGLALGLVVSAYAGGTVVVAPVAAVLLDVVGRAGTLGVLAIGTAATVLVAAMLLPAQAPPRPDPSSRRGPVYSGTTLRLWLAFGLGSAPGLAAFAHAGALAGGPHTAALAVALLSAGNFGGRLVVGPLSDRLSRPVAMHLTAATLVVACVALALTDSRAVSLAALLVLGTQYGALSALTPAAAADRFPTDRLGATYGVVFTSWGLAGLSAPLFAGHAANQLGWHQVYAVFLVPAAVSWLAVAVPSLGLSSPAR